A region from the Methanothrix sp. genome encodes:
- a CDS encoding KEOPS complex subunit Pcc1, which yields MRGRAEIVFELPDPEIVISALEPELDDDLHRGKVEIRANDNGMVLIVEGDDVVSLRAALNTWLRLVRICVEMVEI from the coding sequence ATGAGGGGCCGTGCAGAGATCGTCTTTGAGCTGCCGGATCCTGAGATTGTGATCAGTGCGCTGGAGCCGGAGCTTGATGACGACCTACATCGTGGGAAGGTGGAGATCCGCGCCAATGATAATGGAATGGTGCTGATTGTCGAGGGCGATGACGTGGTCTCCCTGAGAGCGGCCCTGAACACCTGGCTGCGGCTTGTCAGGATATGCGTGGAGATGGTTGAGATATGA
- a CDS encoding chorismate mutase — MMGLVEHRMEVQKIDEEILRLIQKRMALAEEIYRDKAALGLSISDPDQEALVLSRAVDMATELGLDPGSIKSIFRILIDMSLQRQHGLRGEDNLP, encoded by the coding sequence ATGATGGGTTTGGTTGAGCATCGTATGGAGGTTCAGAAGATCGACGAGGAGATCCTGAGGCTGATACAGAAGCGCATGGCTCTTGCGGAGGAGATATACAGGGACAAGGCCGCGCTCGGCCTCTCGATATCCGATCCGGACCAGGAGGCTCTGGTCCTCAGCAGAGCTGTGGATATGGCCACGGAGCTCGGTCTCGATCCGGGGAGCATAAAGAGCATATTCAGAATACTCATCGATATGAGCCTGCAGAGGCAGCACGGCCTCCGTGGCGAGGACAACCTGCCCTGA
- a CDS encoding CooT family nickel-binding protein: MCELSVYMVAGGKRELVMESVVRIVVMDGRILFEGILGGSKEVDGKLKEINILSQEVLIEA, translated from the coding sequence ATGTGTGAGCTGTCGGTCTACATGGTTGCCGGTGGCAAAAGGGAGCTTGTAATGGAAAGCGTGGTCAGGATAGTCGTCATGGATGGCAGGATTCTCTTCGAGGGCATACTTGGAGGATCTAAGGAGGTCGATGGGAAGCTCAAGGAGATCAACATACTCTCTCAGGAGGTCCTGATAGAGGCCTGA
- a CDS encoding prefoldin subunit beta: MSGELPPQVQNQLAQLQQLQQQAQALVAQKSQIELLKKEAEAAIKELDKSPDDVVVYKNVGELMLRSDKATLMTELKERVDLLDLRLKTVAKQEERIQARFNQLQDQLRQSLGQMPPRGG; the protein is encoded by the coding sequence ATGAGCGGAGAGTTACCCCCGCAGGTGCAGAATCAGCTTGCTCAGCTGCAGCAGCTGCAGCAGCAGGCTCAGGCACTTGTTGCGCAGAAGAGCCAGATAGAGCTCCTCAAGAAGGAGGCAGAGGCTGCGATCAAGGAGCTGGACAAGTCTCCAGATGATGTGGTGGTCTACAAGAATGTCGGAGAGCTCATGCTCAGATCCGACAAGGCGACGCTGATGACCGAGCTGAAGGAGAGGGTGGATCTCCTTGATCTCCGCCTGAAGACGGTCGCCAAGCAGGAGGAGAGGATACAGGCGAGGTTCAACCAGCTTCAGGACCAGCTGAGGCAGTCGCTTGGCCAGATGCCGCCGAGGGGCGGCTGA
- a CDS encoding shikimate kinase: MRGYATAYGAATVLNAIANWKGSAFGISLRTSAEVVLDDSEKVMGDASGVDTTLIVRCVERVLRHFGLDCGGVVRTRSEIPVASGLKSSSAAANAAVLAAVDALGEEIDLIDAVRIGVGAALDAGVTVTGAFDDACASMLGGVVVTDNMKRELLKRDLLHSEVILLIPDERFFSRDVDVERCRLFSGVADVVFEMAMNGDYAGAMTLNGLMYCTALRRSPEPIVLALRAGAAGATLSGTGPAYAALVDDRSRDDVAEAWSSLGGRIIRAAVENRSARMGQADLFQEGI, from the coding sequence ATGAGAGGATATGCCACTGCATACGGCGCAGCAACTGTGCTGAACGCCATCGCGAACTGGAAGGGCTCTGCGTTTGGAATATCGCTCAGAACATCCGCAGAGGTGGTGCTCGACGATTCTGAAAAAGTGATGGGCGATGCATCAGGCGTTGACACAACGCTCATTGTCAGGTGCGTGGAGCGCGTGCTGCGCCACTTCGGCCTCGATTGCGGGGGCGTTGTGAGGACCAGGAGCGAGATACCGGTTGCTAGCGGCCTGAAGTCGAGCAGCGCTGCTGCGAATGCCGCGGTGCTCGCAGCTGTGGATGCGCTCGGCGAGGAGATCGATCTGATCGATGCGGTGCGCATCGGGGTCGGGGCAGCTCTCGATGCAGGCGTCACGGTGACCGGCGCGTTCGATGACGCGTGCGCCTCAATGCTCGGCGGTGTTGTGGTGACGGATAACATGAAGAGAGAGCTCTTGAAAAGAGATCTTCTCCACTCAGAGGTGATCCTACTCATTCCAGATGAGCGGTTCTTCTCCCGGGATGTCGATGTGGAGCGGTGCAGGCTCTTCTCTGGAGTTGCTGATGTTGTGTTTGAGATGGCAATGAATGGGGATTACGCGGGAGCCATGACCCTGAACGGGCTCATGTACTGCACAGCGCTTCGCAGATCTCCGGAACCGATAGTCCTCGCGCTCAGGGCGGGCGCTGCGGGAGCGACGCTCTCCGGCACCGGGCCCGCGTACGCTGCACTGGTCGATGATCGCTCACGGGATGATGTTGCTGAGGCATGGTCATCGCTCGGCGGAAGGATCATAAGGGCGGCGGTCGAGAACAGAAGCGCCAGGATGGGGCAGGCAGATCTCTTTCAGGAGGGGATATGA
- a CDS encoding 50S ribosomal protein L37ae: MVKQFKKGRKTRSAARFGPRYGRKVRKLIADIEEKSRARYDCPRCNRTRVRRIGTAIWQCSKCGYEFAGGAYLPATSAGRSVVRSMIKRSMETE, from the coding sequence ATGGTCAAGCAATTCAAGAAGGGAAGAAAGACCAGGTCCGCGGCCAGGTTTGGACCCAGGTATGGAAGGAAGGTCAGGAAGCTCATAGCCGATATCGAGGAGAAGAGCAGGGCAAGGTACGACTGCCCGAGGTGCAACAGGACCAGGGTCAGGAGAATCGGCACGGCGATATGGCAGTGCTCGAAGTGCGGCTATGAGTTCGCAGGCGGTGCGTACCTTCCGGCGACATCCGCTGGGAGGTCTGTTGTGAGATCCATGATCAAGAGGTCGATGGAGACGGAGTAG
- a CDS encoding DNA-directed RNA polymerase subunit P, giving the protein MAYKCARCKRTVEVDYEYAGVRCPYCGHRILMKERPTTVKRMKAI; this is encoded by the coding sequence ATGGCCTACAAGTGTGCCAGGTGCAAGAGGACTGTGGAAGTTGATTACGAGTACGCTGGCGTGAGATGCCCCTACTGCGGCCACAGAATACTTATGAAGGAGCGGCCCACCACAGTAAAGCGGATGAAGGCGATCTGA